The following are encoded in a window of Paenibacillus polymyxa genomic DNA:
- the hslO gene encoding Hsp33 family molecular chaperone HslO, with protein sequence MENKQDRLIRGTAMDGRVRAFAVRTTQLVEELRRRHDTHPTATAALGRTLTAGAIMGSMLKGKERLTIQVKGDGPIGQIVVDANAVGEVRGYVTKPHVHLPSNSMGKLDVAGAVGTEGFIHIIKDLGLKEPYRGSTPIISGELGEDFTYYFAKSEQTPSAVGLGVLVDTDNSVIVAGGFIIQLLPGLNDDEITAIENAVSSIPPVTALLDQGLELDEMLRWMLPDVRILDELDIHFQCECSRERVEKTLISLGESELEQLIEEEGQAEVVCHFCNEAYQFNKDELQNLLDQAKA encoded by the coding sequence ATGGAAAATAAGCAGGATCGACTTATTCGTGGCACAGCCATGGATGGAAGGGTTAGAGCTTTTGCTGTTCGGACAACTCAATTGGTAGAGGAATTGCGGAGAAGGCATGATACTCATCCTACGGCAACCGCTGCTTTGGGGCGAACCCTCACAGCAGGTGCTATTATGGGCTCTATGCTAAAAGGCAAAGAGCGATTGACCATTCAAGTTAAAGGTGATGGACCGATTGGGCAAATCGTCGTTGATGCCAATGCTGTAGGGGAAGTGCGAGGTTATGTTACTAAACCGCATGTGCATTTGCCGAGCAATAGTATGGGCAAACTGGATGTAGCGGGTGCCGTAGGTACAGAGGGGTTCATTCATATCATCAAGGATTTGGGGTTAAAAGAACCGTATCGCGGCAGTACTCCGATTATTTCCGGTGAACTGGGTGAGGACTTTACCTATTATTTTGCCAAATCGGAACAGACCCCGTCAGCAGTGGGCTTGGGTGTGCTGGTAGATACGGATAACTCGGTTATTGTGGCCGGTGGATTTATTATTCAGTTGCTTCCAGGCTTAAATGATGATGAGATTACTGCGATCGAAAATGCAGTCAGCTCCATTCCACCCGTTACTGCTTTGCTGGATCAAGGGTTGGAACTTGATGAAATGCTGCGCTGGATGCTGCCGGACGTTCGGATTCTCGATGAATTGGATATTCATTTTCAATGTGAGTGTTCACGTGAGCGCGTGGAAAAAACATTGATCAGTTTGGGAGAAAGCGAATTAGAGCAGTTAATTGAGGAAGAAGGACAGGCTGAGGTCGTATGCCACTTTTGTAATGAGGCTTATCAGTTTAATAAAGATGAATTGCAAAATCTGTTAGATCAAGCCAAAGCCTAA
- a CDS encoding type III pantothenate kinase, translating to MILVVDVGNTNIVLGIYEGRELLHHYRISTSRQATADEYGVLIHNLFSMGGVLKDDIQGVIISSVVPPLVRVLEEMCDKYIGKTPLIVGPGIKTGLNLRYENPREVGADRIVNAVAAVERFGGPLVVVDFGTATTFDCIDDKGNYLGGVIVPGIGISTEALYQRASKLPRIELEKPKKVIGRNTVHAMQAGIIFGYAGQVDGIVRRIKEEMQVEPTVIATGGLAELIASETESIQKVLPMLTLEGLRIIYQRNAE from the coding sequence TTCTGGGGATATACGAAGGGCGGGAGCTGTTGCACCATTACCGGATCAGTACCTCCAGACAGGCAACCGCAGATGAATACGGCGTACTCATACATAATCTTTTTAGTATGGGTGGCGTATTAAAGGATGACATCCAGGGAGTGATTATTTCCTCTGTCGTTCCGCCATTGGTCCGTGTATTAGAAGAAATGTGCGATAAATACATAGGCAAAACGCCGTTAATCGTCGGGCCGGGAATCAAGACTGGTCTTAACCTGCGTTATGAGAATCCTCGTGAAGTAGGTGCGGATCGGATCGTGAACGCTGTTGCGGCTGTCGAACGGTTCGGCGGGCCGCTGGTTGTGGTGGACTTTGGAACAGCGACGACGTTTGATTGTATTGACGATAAGGGAAACTACTTGGGCGGTGTCATTGTGCCGGGGATCGGGATTTCGACGGAGGCACTGTATCAACGGGCTTCCAAGCTGCCCCGCATTGAGTTGGAGAAACCCAAAAAGGTTATTGGTCGTAATACGGTTCATGCCATGCAAGCTGGGATTATCTTCGGTTATGCTGGGCAAGTGGATGGCATTGTGAGGCGCATTAAGGAAGAAATGCAGGTGGAACCTACGGTTATTGCTACCGGAGGTCTTGCAGAGCTAATCGCATCAGAGACAGAGAGCATTCAGAAAGTGTTGCCGATGTTGACGCTCGAAGGATTACGCATCATTTACCAACGTAACGCTGAATAA
- the dusB gene encoding tRNA dihydrouridine synthase DusB gives MLKIGDIEMKNQVVLAPMAGVCNPAFRLIAKEFGTGLVCAEMVSDKAIIHGNKRTREMLFVDEREKPLSLQIFGGDRKSLVEAAKVVDQETNADIIDINMGCPVPKVTKCDAGARWLLDPNKIYEMVSAVVESVSKPVTVKMRIGWDSEHIYAVENARAVERAGGQAVSVHGRTREQLYTGHANWDIIKEVKEAVSIPVIGNGDVASPEDARRMLDLTNCDGVMIGRGALGNPWMLYRTIEYLQTGELLPDPSPEEKIRIAILHMDRLVALKGEAVAVREMRKHLAWYLKGFKGSARIKDVIMEETKRDDMVRILDQFVSQLHMVDTDEPSTSATSPAAVAQ, from the coding sequence ATGTTGAAAATCGGCGATATTGAAATGAAAAACCAAGTCGTCTTGGCACCCATGGCAGGCGTGTGCAATCCTGCTTTTCGCTTGATCGCCAAGGAATTCGGTACAGGCTTGGTATGTGCAGAGATGGTTAGTGATAAGGCCATCATTCACGGCAACAAGCGTACACGTGAGATGCTGTTTGTAGATGAGCGCGAGAAGCCGCTTAGCTTGCAAATTTTTGGAGGCGACCGCAAATCTTTGGTGGAAGCGGCGAAAGTCGTAGACCAGGAGACGAATGCAGATATTATTGACATCAATATGGGCTGCCCGGTTCCCAAAGTGACCAAATGTGATGCAGGCGCTCGTTGGCTGCTTGATCCAAACAAGATTTATGAGATGGTATCGGCGGTAGTGGAATCGGTAAGCAAGCCGGTTACCGTGAAAATGCGTATTGGTTGGGATAGCGAGCATATTTATGCCGTAGAGAACGCTCGCGCTGTTGAACGTGCCGGAGGTCAGGCCGTTAGCGTACATGGCCGTACACGGGAGCAACTGTATACGGGACATGCGAATTGGGATATTATAAAAGAAGTTAAAGAAGCAGTTTCCATTCCTGTAATTGGAAACGGTGATGTGGCATCACCGGAAGATGCCCGCCGTATGCTGGATTTGACCAATTGTGATGGCGTTATGATCGGACGTGGTGCTCTGGGGAATCCGTGGATGCTCTACCGTACGATTGAGTACCTGCAAACGGGCGAGCTGTTGCCCGATCCTTCACCGGAAGAAAAAATTCGTATTGCCATTCTGCATATGGATCGTCTGGTTGCATTGAAGGGTGAAGCAGTAGCTGTCCGTGAAATGCGTAAGCATCTGGCTTGGTACCTCAAAGGGTTTAAAGGTTCGGCACGTATTAAGGATGTCATTATGGAAGAAACAAAGCGCGACGATATGGTACGCATTTTGGATCAATTTGTATCTCAATTGCACATGGTAGATACCGATGAGCCTTCTACAAGCGCTACTTCTCCTGCTGCTGTTGCGCAATAA
- the greA gene encoding transcription elongation factor GreA, with protein MSDKEVILTQEGLRKLEDELENLKSVKRREVAERIKVAIGYGDISENSEYEDAKNEQAFIEGRVITLEKMLRNARIINSDEIDTDVVGVGATVTVEDLEFGDITEYAIVGSAESDPLQNKISNESPVGKAILGKKKGTVVDVTVPAGVIQYKIVDIKK; from the coding sequence ATGAGCGATAAAGAAGTCATTCTGACACAGGAAGGTCTTAGAAAGCTCGAAGATGAGCTTGAGAACTTGAAGTCTGTCAAACGCCGCGAAGTGGCTGAACGGATTAAGGTAGCCATCGGATACGGAGATATTAGTGAAAACTCCGAATATGAGGATGCGAAGAATGAGCAGGCCTTTATTGAAGGCCGTGTAATTACGTTGGAAAAGATGCTACGCAATGCCCGCATTATCAATAGTGATGAAATTGACACCGATGTTGTGGGAGTAGGCGCAACTGTGACCGTTGAAGATTTGGAATTCGGAGATATTACAGAGTATGCTATCGTAGGTTCCGCCGAATCCGATCCGCTACAGAATAAGATTTCGAATGAAAGTCCGGTTGGCAAGGCAATTCTCGGTAAGAAAAAGGGAACTGTTGTGGATGTCACCGTTCCAGCAGGCGTTATTCAATATAAAATCGTGGATATCAAGAAATAA
- a CDS encoding aminotransferase class IV, producing MKYIGVNGVLTEAAKAVIHVSDHGFLYGMGLFETFRTYKGVPFLLDRHLHRLQKGCRMLGIPFQPDEEQLTRHIQHLMVANGLDEAYIRYTVSAGEEVLGLPTGDYTRPNHILFAKPLPSTNTQTGQSISPSTLQLLRTPRNTPEGEVRLKSLHYMNNILAKRELQQYAEAVRYKAEGMMLTADGFLAEGMVSNLFFVRNNTLYTPDLSTGILPGITREFILELAHLRDIPCEQGLYRWDELKQADEIFMTNSIQEIRPVDLLLEPGGATNHVSVPLTQPRSITALLLHDYRQKAGIK from the coding sequence ATGAAATATATCGGAGTCAACGGCGTCCTCACGGAAGCCGCAAAAGCCGTGATTCACGTAAGTGATCACGGCTTTTTATACGGAATGGGCTTGTTTGAAACATTCCGCACCTACAAGGGTGTCCCATTCTTGCTGGATCGGCATCTGCATCGACTACAGAAAGGTTGCCGAATGCTCGGCATTCCTTTTCAACCGGATGAGGAGCAGCTTACGAGACACATCCAACATCTGATGGTGGCGAATGGACTGGATGAAGCCTATATCCGCTACACCGTATCAGCAGGCGAAGAGGTGCTAGGATTGCCGACGGGGGACTATACGCGCCCCAACCATATTTTGTTTGCGAAACCGTTGCCCTCTACCAATACACAAACCGGGCAATCCATTTCCCCATCGACGCTTCAGTTGTTGCGAACCCCCAGAAACACTCCAGAGGGTGAGGTTCGTTTAAAGTCGCTCCATTATATGAATAATATTCTTGCGAAGCGGGAACTTCAGCAGTATGCCGAGGCTGTCCGTTATAAGGCTGAAGGAATGATGCTTACGGCGGATGGTTTTCTGGCGGAGGGAATGGTCAGCAATCTGTTTTTTGTGCGGAATAATACGCTGTATACCCCTGACTTGTCTACAGGAATTCTGCCAGGCATTACGCGTGAATTCATTTTGGAGCTGGCGCATCTGCGAGACATTCCTTGTGAGCAAGGTTTGTACCGCTGGGACGAGCTGAAACAGGCTGATGAAATTTTTATGACCAACTCTATACAAGAAATACGGCCCGTGGATTTATTGTTGGAGCCGGGAGGAGCAACGAACCATGTATCGGTTCCCTTGACGCAGCCCAGGTCCATAACAGCTTTGCTGTTGCACGATTATAGACAGAAAGCAGGGATCAAGTGA
- the folB gene encoding dihydroneopterin aldolase, which yields MDKMVLHRMEYYGYHGVFPEERKLGQRFYIDLELELDLREAGEQDALDKTVNYAEVHYTVKDIVEKESYQLIEALGERIASSLLDTYTSVNALTVKVTKPHPPFDIHFQGVTVELYRARK from the coding sequence ATGGATAAAATGGTTTTGCATCGTATGGAGTATTACGGATATCATGGCGTTTTTCCAGAGGAGCGCAAGCTGGGGCAGCGTTTCTATATTGATTTGGAACTGGAGCTTGATCTGCGTGAAGCGGGTGAGCAGGATGCTTTGGACAAAACGGTTAATTACGCTGAGGTACATTACACCGTTAAAGATATTGTAGAAAAGGAATCTTACCAATTGATTGAAGCTTTGGGCGAACGTATTGCATCTTCCCTACTGGACACTTATACTAGTGTCAATGCACTGACTGTCAAAGTCACGAAGCCGCATCCGCCGTTTGATATTCATTTTCAAGGCGTGACGGTTGAGCTTTATCGCGCAAGAAAGTAG
- the pabA gene encoding aminodeoxychorismate/anthranilate synthase component II encodes MILVIDNYDSFTYNLVQYLGELGEEVTVKRNDEIDVKGIEELAPEHILISPGPCTPNEAGISLDVISHFKGRIPIFGVCLGHQAIGQAFGGKVIRAERLMHGKTSPILHHNTSVFEGLPSPFTATRYHSLLVERESLPECLEITAETAEGEIMGLRHKEFAVEGVQFHPESIITDYGHQLLRNFLKRKVGV; translated from the coding sequence ATGATTTTGGTGATTGATAATTATGATTCGTTTACGTACAATCTTGTTCAATATTTGGGTGAACTTGGCGAAGAAGTAACCGTAAAACGGAACGATGAGATTGATGTGAAAGGCATAGAAGAGCTGGCACCAGAGCATATTTTGATCTCGCCGGGTCCATGCACTCCGAATGAGGCGGGGATATCACTGGATGTGATCAGCCATTTTAAAGGTCGCATTCCGATTTTTGGCGTTTGCCTCGGCCACCAGGCCATCGGACAGGCTTTTGGCGGTAAGGTTATCCGGGCTGAACGACTCATGCACGGTAAAACATCACCGATTCTTCATCACAATACATCGGTATTTGAAGGCTTGCCTTCTCCGTTCACAGCAACCCGGTATCACTCATTGCTGGTGGAGCGCGAGAGTCTGCCTGAGTGTCTAGAGATTACCGCAGAAACCGCAGAAGGTGAAATTATGGGTTTGCGGCATAAAGAATTTGCCGTAGAAGGAGTTCAGTTCCATCCAGAATCCATTATTACGGATTACGGGCATCAACTATTACGTAATTTCCTAAAACGCAAGGTAGGCGTCTGA
- a CDS encoding anthranilate synthase component I family protein has protein sequence MKSTARVTEAQWQVWQEEGWSILPYIAEYPLPVGGLPSSWRKAWEDSSPYAFLLESAKGGRYTYLALNPVAILEGKGEHAVWTDLQSGKHGDIHGQPLKVMNNWIAPYRAPRVPGMPFFSGGFAGYLGYDVARSLERLPSQAADDTGIPDYVWMRVNELWIYDHEKSCIYCAVHMPAPAHSDKVSRDTDLTNPVIRDGPNPILCEHYAEAAQRAERMLIQWNNIINAGEIDPAYPRRCARLAEEGLEAAHQESDGWTAAFNQQDFEHAVRRVQEYIAQGDVFQVNLSIRQQRALTALPENIYEWLRLLNPSPYMGMLRMPDLRIVSGSPELLVKLEDGRVSARPIAGTRRRGLTPDEDAAMAAELLSSEKERAEHIMLVDLERNDIGRIAEYGSVHVPELLTVEYYSHVMHLVSQVEGKLAQGRTAIDVIAATFPGGTITGAPKVRTMEIIEELEPVRRGPYTGSLGWIDYNGNMELNIIIRTLAVKGSTAYLQTGAGIVIDSDPYREYRECRNKARAVMKAVQCGEEEAALSRSGITGG, from the coding sequence ATGAAATCGACAGCTAGAGTGACGGAGGCGCAGTGGCAGGTTTGGCAGGAGGAAGGCTGGAGTATACTTCCCTATATCGCTGAGTACCCATTACCTGTGGGAGGGCTACCGTCATCGTGGCGGAAGGCTTGGGAGGATTCGTCGCCATATGCTTTTTTGCTGGAGAGCGCTAAAGGTGGGAGGTACACCTATCTGGCCTTAAATCCGGTTGCTATATTGGAAGGCAAGGGAGAACATGCCGTTTGGACTGATTTGCAAAGTGGGAAACATGGAGATATACATGGTCAACCTTTGAAAGTCATGAACAACTGGATCGCTCCTTACCGTGCACCGCGTGTACCTGGCATGCCTTTTTTCTCTGGGGGATTTGCGGGTTACCTTGGCTACGATGTAGCTCGCTCGTTGGAGCGTTTGCCATCTCAAGCTGCAGACGATACGGGCATACCTGATTATGTATGGATGAGGGTGAATGAGCTATGGATTTATGATCACGAAAAATCCTGCATATATTGTGCTGTTCATATGCCTGCTCCTGCGCATTCCGATAAAGTCAGCCGTGATACCGATTTGACCAATCCCGTTATACGGGATGGGCCAAATCCCATACTTTGCGAGCATTATGCGGAAGCTGCCCAACGTGCAGAACGTATGCTGATTCAGTGGAATAACATCATAAATGCAGGAGAGATTGATCCTGCGTACCCTCGTCGTTGTGCTAGGCTTGCCGAAGAGGGGTTAGAGGCTGCTCATCAAGAATCTGATGGTTGGACAGCGGCATTCAACCAACAAGATTTTGAACATGCCGTAAGACGTGTGCAGGAATACATTGCCCAAGGGGATGTATTCCAGGTTAACTTGTCGATTCGTCAGCAACGTGCGCTTACAGCCCTCCCTGAAAATATATATGAATGGCTTCGTCTGCTGAATCCTTCCCCTTATATGGGTATGCTGCGTATGCCAGATTTACGGATCGTCAGTGGCTCGCCAGAATTGTTGGTGAAGCTGGAGGATGGACGTGTGAGCGCCCGACCTATTGCAGGTACGAGAAGAAGGGGGCTAACACCGGATGAAGATGCCGCTATGGCAGCAGAGCTTCTATCAAGCGAAAAAGAACGCGCCGAGCATATTATGCTCGTCGATCTGGAGCGTAACGATATCGGACGGATTGCTGAATACGGATCGGTGCATGTGCCTGAACTGCTGACTGTCGAATACTATTCGCACGTTATGCATCTGGTATCTCAGGTTGAGGGGAAATTAGCCCAGGGTCGTACAGCTATAGATGTAATTGCTGCTACCTTTCCAGGCGGAACCATTACCGGGGCACCCAAGGTGCGCACCATGGAAATCATTGAAGAATTAGAGCCCGTTCGTCGGGGTCCTTATACAGGGTCTCTTGGATGGATTGACTATAACGGCAATATGGAATTAAATATTATAATAAGAACACTAGCTGTTAAAGGCAGCACTGCCTATTTACAGACAGGTGCGGGGATCGTCATTGATTCAGACCCGTACAGGGAATATCGGGAATGTCGGAACAAGGCCAGAGCGGTCATGAAGGCGGTACAATGTGGTGAAGAAGAAGCTGCTTTGAGCAGAAGCGGTATCACAGGAGGGTGA
- the folK gene encoding 2-amino-4-hydroxy-6-hydroxymethyldihydropteridine diphosphokinase, translating to MNAHSTSEGSEAYIALGANLGEREHTLYEAITALDEHPGIRVLRCSSLYETEPVGYLDQPSFLNMTVAVSTTLAPEELLVYMLEVESRLGRVRHIPNGPRTIDLDLLWMGAAQLATPDLELPHPRMLERAFVLVPLADIVPNQDPSGLYSIVHTALNSVDGKDGIQLWKTCSWRNDSAPFGS from the coding sequence ATGAATGCACATTCGACCTCTGAGGGATCAGAGGCTTATATTGCTTTAGGGGCTAATTTGGGGGAGCGCGAGCATACCCTGTATGAAGCCATTACGGCGCTGGACGAACATCCGGGTATACGGGTGCTGCGGTGCTCCAGCCTGTACGAAACAGAGCCTGTTGGGTATCTGGATCAACCTTCTTTTTTGAACATGACGGTAGCCGTATCTACAACACTTGCTCCAGAGGAGCTTCTGGTATATATGCTGGAGGTGGAGAGTCGTCTGGGGAGAGTAAGACATATTCCTAATGGTCCACGAACCATTGATCTGGACTTGTTATGGATGGGAGCGGCGCAACTGGCTACACCGGATTTGGAGCTTCCTCACCCTCGTATGTTGGAGCGTGCTTTTGTGCTGGTTCCTTTGGCTGACATCGTTCCGAACCAAGATCCATCCGGTCTGTACAGTATCGTGCATACTGCATTGAATTCTGTGGATGGAAAGGACGGCATACAGCTTTGGAAAACATGCAGCTGGCGCAACGACTCCGCGCCTTTCGGAAGCTAA
- a CDS encoding helix-turn-helix domain-containing protein, with translation MENMQLAQRLRAFRKLKGFTQQELANRTGISLTVLGAVERGNRAVDPDMLNIIAQTLEIEVRELTD, from the coding sequence TTGGAAAACATGCAGCTGGCGCAACGACTCCGCGCCTTTCGGAAGCTAAAAGGGTTCACCCAGCAGGAGTTGGCAAACCGAACCGGCATATCTTTGACTGTATTAGGTGCTGTGGAGCGAGGTAATCGTGCAGTAGACCCAGACATGCTGAACATCATCGCCCAAACGCTAGAGATTGAAGTCCGGGAATTGACGGATTGA
- a CDS encoding peptidyl-prolyl cis-trans isomerase, which translates to MTTREKGLWTAVIILTVSVAALGGLIMLRGLSKPGDVSKDDGDHTVAEMGREGISEEQWVAELKKRYGTNTLLQMLNRKAVQAETKRLGIKITQEDLQQVLEQDSKGYDSDHAYFDEMQRQFGLGPVDLRNEAEYRIGLEKIATQGIQVQEAEIDEYWEQHPEEFAVGKQIQLAALYVDNAEEAEALLDRVKQGESFDVLIQEHAGKPFDKDSSGQLGWVDEYDPLQPEAIMKAARELSSGDVAGPISVNDGYAVIYVQDVRLKNSPDKQQIRQQIRRSLALAQAAPLEEVEKGLRDKYGARILSGKNAS; encoded by the coding sequence ATGACTACACGGGAAAAAGGATTATGGACAGCTGTCATTATTCTGACCGTTAGCGTCGCCGCCTTGGGTGGTCTTATCATGCTTCGGGGGCTGTCAAAGCCGGGTGATGTAAGCAAGGATGACGGCGATCATACTGTGGCGGAGATGGGTCGGGAAGGCATATCGGAGGAACAGTGGGTAGCGGAACTGAAAAAGCGATATGGAACCAATACGCTGTTGCAAATGTTGAATCGTAAAGCCGTGCAGGCTGAAACCAAGCGTCTCGGTATCAAGATCACCCAAGAGGATCTACAGCAGGTGCTGGAGCAGGATAGTAAAGGGTATGACTCAGATCATGCCTATTTTGATGAAATGCAGCGACAGTTTGGCTTAGGTCCGGTTGATTTGCGGAATGAAGCGGAATACCGGATTGGTTTGGAGAAAATAGCCACGCAGGGTATTCAGGTTCAGGAAGCTGAGATTGACGAGTATTGGGAGCAGCATCCTGAGGAATTTGCCGTCGGTAAGCAGATCCAATTGGCAGCTCTTTATGTAGATAATGCGGAGGAAGCAGAAGCGTTGCTAGATCGGGTTAAGCAGGGGGAGAGCTTCGATGTGCTGATTCAAGAGCATGCAGGTAAGCCTTTCGACAAAGATAGCAGTGGACAGCTGGGATGGGTGGATGAATATGATCCATTGCAACCGGAGGCGATCATGAAGGCGGCGAGAGAGCTAAGCTCTGGGGATGTTGCAGGTCCGATCTCTGTTAACGATGGCTATGCTGTCATTTATGTACAGGATGTCCGGTTGAAGAATTCTCCGGATAAGCAGCAGATCCGACAGCAAATTCGCCGATCTCTTGCGCTTGCACAAGCCGCTCCTTTGGAAGAGGTCGAGAAGGGTCTGCGTGATAAATATGGAGCGCGTATTTTATCTGGAAAGAATGCATCCTAA
- the cysK gene encoding cysteine synthase A, whose translation MAKVVNNITELIGETPLVRLNRIVPEDSAEIYLKLEYQNPGSSVKDRIAISMVEEAEREGLLKPGGTIIEATSGNTGIGLAMVAAAKGYKAVIVMPETMSIERRNLLRAYGAELVLTPGSEGMNGSVKKMEELLSENPDYFAAEQFKNKANIKIHRETTGPEIVEAIRSIGGTLDAFIAGIGTGGTISGAGEVLKKEFPDIKVVAVEPASSPLLAGGKPGPHKIQGLGANFIPEILNRDIYDEIIHVENDEAFEVARRVAKEEGILSGISSGAAVHAALKLAKQLGKGKRIVVIVPSNGERYLSTPLYNFEL comes from the coding sequence ATGGCTAAAGTTGTTAATAACATTACCGAACTTATCGGAGAAACACCCCTCGTTCGCCTCAACCGGATCGTACCGGAAGATAGCGCCGAAATCTATTTGAAACTGGAATATCAGAACCCAGGCTCCAGTGTAAAAGATCGTATTGCGATTAGCATGGTAGAAGAAGCTGAACGTGAAGGTCTGCTTAAGCCAGGCGGTACCATTATTGAAGCAACAAGCGGTAATACAGGAATCGGCTTGGCTATGGTAGCTGCTGCGAAGGGCTATAAGGCAGTCATCGTTATGCCAGAAACGATGAGCATAGAGCGTCGTAATTTGTTGCGTGCTTATGGAGCCGAGCTTGTGTTAACACCAGGATCAGAAGGCATGAATGGGTCCGTTAAGAAAATGGAAGAATTGCTGAGTGAAAATCCGGATTATTTTGCTGCTGAGCAGTTCAAGAACAAAGCTAATATCAAAATTCACCGTGAAACGACCGGTCCTGAGATTGTGGAAGCCATTCGTTCCATTGGCGGAACTCTGGATGCTTTTATAGCGGGAATAGGCACTGGCGGAACCATTTCTGGTGCCGGAGAAGTGCTTAAGAAAGAATTCCCTGATATTAAAGTTGTGGCTGTAGAGCCTGCCTCTTCCCCGCTGTTAGCAGGCGGTAAGCCAGGACCCCACAAGATCCAAGGGCTGGGTGCCAACTTTATTCCTGAAATTTTAAACCGTGATATCTATGATGAAATTATTCATGTAGAAAACGATGAAGCTTTCGAGGTAGCACGTAGAGTGGCCAAGGAAGAGGGCATTTTGTCCGGTATTTCATCTGGCGCGGCTGTTCATGCGGCTTTGAAGCTTGCTAAGCAATTGGGCAAGGGTAAACGGATCGTTGTCATTGTTCCAAGTAATGGAGAACGTTACCTGAGTACGCCACTATACAATTTCGAGCTGTAA
- the folP gene encoding dihydropteroate synthase encodes MNIPTLYQRSYRMGDAELTLGHSTQIMGILNVTPDSFSDGGLHYSPEIAVLHALKLVEDGADIIDIGGESTRPGHDPVGVEEELARVIPVIQAIHRIAPHIPLSVDTYKAEVARQALEAGAHIINDVWGFKADPDMARVAAEFDCPVILMHNRHDRNYSDLVSDMLSDLKESIRLALDAGVREEQIILDPGIGFAKDYDENIHAMTSLDTLSQLGFPLLLATSRKRFIRTALDLPVNDVVEGTAATVAFGIAQGCQIVRVHDVAQIKRTVRMCDAMVYGSKNALSYDG; translated from the coding sequence GTGAACATACCGACCCTTTATCAACGTAGTTACCGAATGGGGGATGCCGAGCTTACGCTCGGACACTCCACACAGATCATGGGTATACTGAATGTGACCCCAGATTCATTTTCCGATGGAGGATTACATTATAGTCCCGAGATTGCTGTTTTACATGCATTGAAGCTGGTGGAAGATGGAGCCGATATCATTGACATTGGTGGGGAGTCTACCCGCCCGGGTCATGACCCAGTAGGTGTGGAAGAGGAGCTGGCTCGGGTCATTCCGGTCATCCAGGCCATTCATCGTATCGCACCGCACATTCCGTTATCCGTAGATACTTACAAAGCCGAAGTAGCCAGGCAGGCGCTTGAAGCTGGTGCACATATCATTAATGATGTGTGGGGGTTTAAGGCAGACCCTGATATGGCCCGTGTAGCTGCGGAATTCGATTGTCCGGTCATTTTGATGCATAATCGTCATGATCGTAATTATAGTGATTTGGTTTCTGATATGCTGTCTGATTTGAAAGAGAGTATCCGATTAGCGCTGGATGCGGGGGTACGTGAGGAACAGATCATTTTAGACCCAGGCATCGGTTTTGCGAAGGATTATGATGAAAATATCCATGCTATGACTTCTCTCGATACATTGAGTCAGCTAGGCTTCCCACTGTTATTGGCTACGTCACGCAAAAGATTTATTCGTACAGCACTCGATTTGCCTGTGAATGATGTAGTGGAGGGCACGGCGGCTACTGTTGCTTTTGGCATTGCTCAAGGGTGCCAGATTGTGCGTGTACATGATGTGGCACAAATTAAGCGCACCGTACGTATGTGTGATGCGATGGTGTACGGGTCTAAAAATGCACTGAGTTATGACGGGTAA